In one Culex quinquefasciatus strain JHB chromosome 2, VPISU_Cqui_1.0_pri_paternal, whole genome shotgun sequence genomic region, the following are encoded:
- the LOC6052103 gene encoding zinc metalloproteinase nas-14: MSRTLIFYWTLALAFGLSAGYHEPREEVGEILKNEYSKFDRRKPFEMGLGYYYQGDILLKPKTSKVGLLDPATRWPNGIVPYKYEGSFSFLEKSVINAAILQYSVRTCVRFVPYKDQPFYITITKNDTGCYSYVGYHGDNQYHRVNLQSPYCLDRIGTPVHEFLHVLGAFHEFTRPDRDDWISINKSALREEFQTEEFFNANFALLPVEFVSTYNITYNYQSVMHYSKYAGAASPNYPVMINKKPFFGDFGNDAGMSQTDVDMVNIMYCGKKAKVVEIDGNSVE, from the exons ATGAGTCGTACTTTAATTTTCTATTGGACCTTGGCTTTGGCGTTTGGGCTGTCAGCGGGCTATCATGAACCTCGGGAGGAAGTTG gtgaaattttgaaaaacgaaTATTCAAAGTTTGATCGTCGCAAGCCGTTCGAGATGGGATTGGGCTATTACTACCAGGGTGATATTCTTCTTAAACCTAAAACGAGCAAGGTTGGCCTTTTGGATCCAGCGACTCGATGGCCTAATGGGATTGTGCCGTATAAATACGAAGGCAGTTTTT catttctggaaaagtcggtaATTAACGCTGCAATTCTTCAGTACTCGGTTAGAACGTGTGTTCGATTTGTTCCGTACAAGGACCAGCCGTTCTACATCACCATTACTAAGAACGATACCGGATGTTACTCGTATGTAGGATACCACGGAGACAATCAATACCATCGTGTAAACCTTCAGAGTCCCTACTGTCTGGATCGTATTGGGACACCGGTGCATGAATTTCTGCACGTGCTTGGAGCTTTTCACGAGTTTACCCGACCGGATCGTGACGACTGGATCTCGATCAACAAAAGTGCTTTGAGGGAAGAGTTTCAGACGGAAGAATTTTTCAATGCCAATTTCGCTCTGTTGcctgtcgaatttgtttcaacGTACAACATCACCTACAACTATCAATCGGTGATGCATTACTCGAAATACGCTGGTGCGGCTAGTCCCAACTATCCGGTGATGATCAACAAGAAACCCTTTTTTGGAGATTTTGGTAACGACGCTGGAATGTCCCAAACTGATGTGGATATGGTCAATATTATGTATTGCGGAAAAAAGGCAAAGGTGGTTGAAATTGATGGAAATTCGGTTGAATGA
- the LOC6052099 gene encoding ionotropic receptor 21a isoform X2, whose amino-acid sequence MKSVLLISAFCFVWMELLLAWQQQSLDPYRQALVNYRSDAPKNKFYELSSEQYVPGTFDADSGVRQKRLSDPTFRGNPKTREQIWARNFAHILVNDRQSKSLVDLLIRVVTKYLHACIPIILFDSYVEQKEGLMMESLFRQFPLTYTCGKIGLNYTLENPEILATTASKCRSYIIFLSDALMTRHIIGPQLTDYVVVIPRSSQWKLQDFLSSKESRDILNLLVIGESYSDGKSANEEVPYVLYTHDLYIDGLGSNRPIVLTTWMNGKFSRTNVDLFPKKIRKGFSGHRFTVALAHQPPFVFKQLSTDAVGNIAIRWDGIEIRVLKTMGNYLNFTIDYKEPSKGYLGPGDAITDEVERRQADIGVAGAYVTIERNVNTEMAVSHSSDCSAFITLMSSSLPRYRAILGPFQWPVWLALTLIYLLAIFPLAFSDKLSLRHLIGNWSEIENMFWYVFGTFTNSLTFTGENSWSNTKKTSTRMLIGIYWMFTIIITSCYTGSIIAFVTMPVLPDTVDTVAELRRGFYRVGTLDRGGWERWFLNSSDASTAKLLKKLEFVSSLEEGIKNVTDAWLISYAFIGSKAELNYLVQSNYSDESHNKRYELHVSKECFSLFGVSFVLPQKSVYRDKFNNAILYMQEAGIIGLAVLISEWIGGCTNKCKELIEARKDRFRRSSTSSIPASSASSANQNSPRRRPTGKEYNLMYNGDSSSQALTPRAGFDDDSGSDISEGTRTRRTLSESLQDVGQNTLQELYDGPNRRHSTIVYIDGKMMSEEEAQRYAATKKSNRSHSSLGSVVEHEVTRLFKFLDDRKGSHEEHRPKHSRHHSRSIEVAAEVNRVVDDAEKQVVEKSFGEELLH is encoded by the exons ATGAAGAGTGTTCTGCTGATTAGTGCTTTTTGCTTTGTGTGGATGGAACTTTTGCTGGCCTGGCAGCAGCAATCCTTGGACCCGTACAGGCAGGCCCTGGTCAATTACCGGTCGGATGCTCCGAAGAATAAGTTCTACGAGTTGTCAAGCGAGCAGTACGTTCCGGGTACTTTTGACGCGGATTCTGGAGTTCGACAGAAGCGTTTAAGTGATCCTACCTTTCGAGGTAATCCGAAGACTCGTGAACAGATTTGGGCTAGGAATTTTGCTCACATTTTGGTGAACGATAGGCAGTCAAAGTCGTTGGTGGATTTGTTGATCCGAGTTGTGACAAAGTATCTGCACGCATGTATTCCGATCATCCTGTTTGATTCGTATGTTGAGCAGAAGGAAGGCTTAATGATGGAGTCGTTGTTTAGACAATTTCCGTTGACTTATACTTGTGGAAAAATCGGACTGAACTACACGCTGGAAAATCCGGAGATTCTCGCCACCACAGCTTCCAAGTGCCGCAGCTATATAATTTTCTTGTCCGATGCACTGATGACCCGCCATATAATTGGACCTCAGCTGACCGACTATGTTGTCGTTATCCCGCGATCAAGTCAGTGGAAGTTGCAGGACTTTCTCTCGTCGAAGGAATCCAGAGATATTCTGAACCTGCTGGTCATTGGCGAATCGTACTCGGACGGAAAGTCAGCTAACGAGGAAGTTCCGTACGTGCTGTACACACACGATCTGTACATAGATGGGTTGGGTTCGAACCGACCAATTGTGTTGACAACCTGGATGAACGGGAAGTTTTCCCGTACCAACGTGGATctgtttccgaaaaagatcaggaAGGGTTTCTCGGGACATCGCTTCACCGTTGCGTTAGCTCACCAACCTCCATTTGTGTTTAAACAACTGTCAACAGATGCGGTCGGCAACATTGCCATTCGGTGGGATGGGATAGAAATTCGAGTGCTGAAAACGATGGGGAATTATCTTAACTTTACGATCGACTATAAGGAACCGTCCAAAGGCTATCTTGG TCCAGGAGACGCTATAACGGATGAAGTTGAACGACGTCAAGCGGATATTGGGGTTGCTGGAGCCTACGTGACAATCGAGCGAAACGTTAATACGGAAATGGCGGTGTCACACTCTTCAGACTGTTCCGCCTTTATCACGTTGATGTCATCGTCTCTTCCCAG GTACCGCGCCATCTTGGGCCCGTTCCAGTGGCCAGTATGGTTGGCTTTGACGTTGATCTATCTGCTGGCGATATTCCCGCTGGCTTTTTCCGACAAGCTCAGCTTGCGCCATCTGATCGGAAACTGGAGCGAAATcgagaacatgttttggtacGTGTTTGGTACCTTCACAAACAGTTTGACCTTTACGGGTGAGAACTCTTGGAGCAACACGAAGAAGACCTCGACGCGGATGTTGATCG GTATTTACTGGATGTTTACCATCATTATCACATCGTGCTACACTGGGTCAATCATTGCGTTCGTAACTATGCCGGTCCTTCCGGATACGGTGGACACGGTCGCAGAGCTACGTAGAGGATTTTATCGCGTTGGAACACTGGATCGTGGCGGCTGGGAACGATGGTTTTTGAATTCGAGTGATGCTTCTACAGCTAAACTTTTAAAGAAGCTTGAATTTGTGTCCAGCTTGGAAGAGGGCATAAAGAATGTCACGGACGCTTGGTTGATTTCGTATGCATTCATCGGTTCCAAGGCTGAGCTAAACTATCTGGTCCAGTCCAACTACTCGGATGA ATCACACAACAAACGCTACGAGCTGCATGTTAGTAAGGAGTGCTTTTCGTTGTTTGGTGTATCGTTTGTTTTGCCTCAAAAATCGGTTTATCGGGACAAATTCAACAACGCGATACTGTACATGCAGGAAGCAGGTATAATAG GTTTGGCTGTACTGATCTCCGAGTGGATCGGCGGGTGTACCAACAAGTGCAAAGAGTTGATCGAAGCTCGTAAAGATCGTTTCCGGCGCTCGTCGACCTCCTCAATTCCCGCATCCAGTGCATCCTCGGCGAACCAGAACTCACCCAGAAGACGACCAACGGGAAAGGAGTACAACCTCATGTACAACGGCGACAGCAGCTCGCAAGCGTTGACTCCCCGGGCTGGCTTCGACGACGACAGTGGATCGGATATTAGCGAGGGAACGCGCACCAGAAGAACCCTGTCGGAGAGCCTTCAGGACGTTGGCCAGAATACGCTGCAAGAACTGTACGATGGTCCAAACCGCAGGCATTCGACGATTGTGTACATCGACGGGAAGATGATGTCAGAGGAAGAAGCGCAGCGATATGCGGCCACCAAGAAGTCCAATCGCTCGCACTCCAGCCTGGGATCGGTTGTAGAGCACGAGGTGACTCGGCTGTTCAAGTTCTTGGACGATCGGAAGGGAAGCCACGAGGAGCATCGACCCAAACATTCACGCCATCATTCTCGCTCGATTGAGGTGGCAGCGGAAGTTAACCGGGTGGTGGACGACGCGGAAAAGCAGGTCGTTGAAAAGTCATTTGGAGAGGAACTGTTGCATTGA
- the LOC6052099 gene encoding ionotropic receptor 21a isoform X1, with protein sequence MKSVLLISAFCFVWMELLLAWQQQSLDPYRQALVNYRSDAPKNKFYELSSEQYVPGTFDADSGVRQKRLSDPTFRGNPKTREQIWARNFAHILVNDRQSKSLVDLLIRVVTKYLHACIPIILFDSYVEQKEGLMMESLFRQFPLTYTCGKIGLNYTLENPEILATTASKCRSYIIFLSDALMTRHIIGPQLTDYVVVIPRSSQWKLQDFLSSKESRDILNLLVIGESYSDGKSANEEVPYVLYTHDLYIDGLGSNRPIVLTTWMNGKFSRTNVDLFPKKIRKGFSGHRFTVALAHQPPFVFKQLSTDAVGNIAIRWDGIEIRVLKTMGNYLNFTIDYKEPSKGYLGPGDAITDEVERRQADIGVAGAYVTIERNVNTEMAVSHSSDCSAFITLMSSSLPRYRAILGPFQWPVWLALTLIYLLAIFPLAFSDKLSLRHLIGNWSEIENMFWYVFGTFTNSLTFTGENSWSNTKKTSTRMLIGIYWMFTIIITSCYTGSIIAFVTMPVLPDTVDTVAELRRGFYRVGTLDRGGWERWFLNSSDASTAKLLKKLEFVSSLEEGIKNVTDAWLISYAFIGSKAELNYLVQSNYSDESHNKRYELHVSKECFSLFGVSFVLPQKSVYRDKFNNAILYMQEAGIIGKLSKDVSWDMQRTSDGRFRQASVGKTLRSPTAGAEKGLTLGDTEGMFLLMGIGYLLGLAVLISEWIGGCTNKCKELIEARKDRFRRSSTSSIPASSASSANQNSPRRRPTGKEYNLMYNGDSSSQALTPRAGFDDDSGSDISEGTRTRRTLSESLQDVGQNTLQELYDGPNRRHSTIVYIDGKMMSEEEAQRYAATKKSNRSHSSLGSVVEHEVTRLFKFLDDRKGSHEEHRPKHSRHHSRSIEVAAEVNRVVDDAEKQVVEKSFGEELLH encoded by the exons ATGAAGAGTGTTCTGCTGATTAGTGCTTTTTGCTTTGTGTGGATGGAACTTTTGCTGGCCTGGCAGCAGCAATCCTTGGACCCGTACAGGCAGGCCCTGGTCAATTACCGGTCGGATGCTCCGAAGAATAAGTTCTACGAGTTGTCAAGCGAGCAGTACGTTCCGGGTACTTTTGACGCGGATTCTGGAGTTCGACAGAAGCGTTTAAGTGATCCTACCTTTCGAGGTAATCCGAAGACTCGTGAACAGATTTGGGCTAGGAATTTTGCTCACATTTTGGTGAACGATAGGCAGTCAAAGTCGTTGGTGGATTTGTTGATCCGAGTTGTGACAAAGTATCTGCACGCATGTATTCCGATCATCCTGTTTGATTCGTATGTTGAGCAGAAGGAAGGCTTAATGATGGAGTCGTTGTTTAGACAATTTCCGTTGACTTATACTTGTGGAAAAATCGGACTGAACTACACGCTGGAAAATCCGGAGATTCTCGCCACCACAGCTTCCAAGTGCCGCAGCTATATAATTTTCTTGTCCGATGCACTGATGACCCGCCATATAATTGGACCTCAGCTGACCGACTATGTTGTCGTTATCCCGCGATCAAGTCAGTGGAAGTTGCAGGACTTTCTCTCGTCGAAGGAATCCAGAGATATTCTGAACCTGCTGGTCATTGGCGAATCGTACTCGGACGGAAAGTCAGCTAACGAGGAAGTTCCGTACGTGCTGTACACACACGATCTGTACATAGATGGGTTGGGTTCGAACCGACCAATTGTGTTGACAACCTGGATGAACGGGAAGTTTTCCCGTACCAACGTGGATctgtttccgaaaaagatcaggaAGGGTTTCTCGGGACATCGCTTCACCGTTGCGTTAGCTCACCAACCTCCATTTGTGTTTAAACAACTGTCAACAGATGCGGTCGGCAACATTGCCATTCGGTGGGATGGGATAGAAATTCGAGTGCTGAAAACGATGGGGAATTATCTTAACTTTACGATCGACTATAAGGAACCGTCCAAAGGCTATCTTGG TCCAGGAGACGCTATAACGGATGAAGTTGAACGACGTCAAGCGGATATTGGGGTTGCTGGAGCCTACGTGACAATCGAGCGAAACGTTAATACGGAAATGGCGGTGTCACACTCTTCAGACTGTTCCGCCTTTATCACGTTGATGTCATCGTCTCTTCCCAG GTACCGCGCCATCTTGGGCCCGTTCCAGTGGCCAGTATGGTTGGCTTTGACGTTGATCTATCTGCTGGCGATATTCCCGCTGGCTTTTTCCGACAAGCTCAGCTTGCGCCATCTGATCGGAAACTGGAGCGAAATcgagaacatgttttggtacGTGTTTGGTACCTTCACAAACAGTTTGACCTTTACGGGTGAGAACTCTTGGAGCAACACGAAGAAGACCTCGACGCGGATGTTGATCG GTATTTACTGGATGTTTACCATCATTATCACATCGTGCTACACTGGGTCAATCATTGCGTTCGTAACTATGCCGGTCCTTCCGGATACGGTGGACACGGTCGCAGAGCTACGTAGAGGATTTTATCGCGTTGGAACACTGGATCGTGGCGGCTGGGAACGATGGTTTTTGAATTCGAGTGATGCTTCTACAGCTAAACTTTTAAAGAAGCTTGAATTTGTGTCCAGCTTGGAAGAGGGCATAAAGAATGTCACGGACGCTTGGTTGATTTCGTATGCATTCATCGGTTCCAAGGCTGAGCTAAACTATCTGGTCCAGTCCAACTACTCGGATGA ATCACACAACAAACGCTACGAGCTGCATGTTAGTAAGGAGTGCTTTTCGTTGTTTGGTGTATCGTTTGTTTTGCCTCAAAAATCGGTTTATCGGGACAAATTCAACAACGCGATACTGTACATGCAGGAAGCAGGTATAATAGGTAAATTAAGCAAGGACGTTTCTTGGGATATGCAGAGAACGAGTGACGGTCGTTTTCGGCAGGCTTCGGTTGGCAAAACTTTGCGTTCACCAACGGCAGGAGCTGAGAAGGGCCTCACACTGGGCGACACGGAGGGTATGTTTCTGTTGATGGGCATTGGGTATCTCTTAGGTTTGGCTGTACTGATCTCCGAGTGGATCGGCGGGTGTACCAACAAGTGCAAAGAGTTGATCGAAGCTCGTAAAGATCGTTTCCGGCGCTCGTCGACCTCCTCAATTCCCGCATCCAGTGCATCCTCGGCGAACCAGAACTCACCCAGAAGACGACCAACGGGAAAGGAGTACAACCTCATGTACAACGGCGACAGCAGCTCGCAAGCGTTGACTCCCCGGGCTGGCTTCGACGACGACAGTGGATCGGATATTAGCGAGGGAACGCGCACCAGAAGAACCCTGTCGGAGAGCCTTCAGGACGTTGGCCAGAATACGCTGCAAGAACTGTACGATGGTCCAAACCGCAGGCATTCGACGATTGTGTACATCGACGGGAAGATGATGTCAGAGGAAGAAGCGCAGCGATATGCGGCCACCAAGAAGTCCAATCGCTCGCACTCCAGCCTGGGATCGGTTGTAGAGCACGAGGTGACTCGGCTGTTCAAGTTCTTGGACGATCGGAAGGGAAGCCACGAGGAGCATCGACCCAAACATTCACGCCATCATTCTCGCTCGATTGAGGTGGCAGCGGAAGTTAACCGGGTGGTGGACGACGCGGAAAAGCAGGTCGTTGAAAAGTCATTTGGAGAGGAACTGTTGCATTGA